A genomic window from Halogeometricum borinquense DSM 11551 includes:
- a CDS encoding heavy-metal-associated domain-containing protein, which yields MSQTLTVEGMSCGHCEQTVEDALSNVDGVESAAADHESASVTVRGDVSVNKLVTAVEDAGYDASA from the coding sequence ATGAGTCAGACGCTCACTGTTGAGGGGATGAGTTGCGGCCACTGCGAACAGACCGTCGAAGACGCGCTCTCGAACGTTGATGGAGTCGAATCCGCCGCCGCCGACCACGAGTCTGCGTCCGTAACGGTACGGGGTGATGTCTCCGTGAACAAACTCGTCACTGCCGTCGAAGACGCTGGCTACGACGCCTCGGCGTAA
- a CDS encoding DUF6360 family protein — protein sequence MPNRLLRVNAYTTFDMLDAEAVGHDFTEEAFAVLNVTAPRKNPDHVRLELELDNSQLDHLPAHADKVTLSASEARELSEELASYAERVEKAQQETDGE from the coding sequence ATGCCAAACAGACTACTCCGCGTGAACGCCTACACGACGTTCGATATGCTGGATGCCGAAGCGGTCGGCCACGACTTTACCGAGGAGGCGTTTGCCGTCCTGAACGTCACCGCACCGCGGAAGAACCCCGACCACGTCCGCCTCGAACTCGAACTCGACAACTCCCAACTCGACCACTTGCCGGCACACGCCGACAAAGTGACGCTCTCGGCATCAGAGGCGCGCGAACTCTCCGAGGAGTTGGCATCGTACGCTGAACGAGTCGAAAAAGCACAGCAAGAGACCGACGGCGAGTAG
- a CDS encoding FAD-dependent oxidoreductase, whose product MSDPFVVVGGDAAGLSAASKCRREDPERAVLVFEKGRWVSYAHCGTPYFVKGEVDSLTDLLSLSPADIEDRGIDLRREHEVVAVDTDAQTVTVRGPDSKFTQSYGDLLVATGGSAVSAPIEGFHLDGAFTMHGLDHAAAVRAFLADPGEFSVGDLGGATDVDRDMAARYGAMEPPETVAVVGGGYVGVEMAEAFSAHDLDVHVFQRPNRLLSPFGEAVGERVADHLREQGVTLHLGEEVAALRGEGQVETVVCGSGTKLAVDAALVGIGIQPNTALIEETPVELGDSGAIATDEFGRTTVENVYAAGDVAEMRHVVTDDPTWDPLGLPANRAGRAIGSTVAGTPEPVGGVAGTAVVKAFELECGRAGILDYERARTAGFDPVSETITAGSRSGYYPGGSETTVTLTADRSSGRLLGGSIVGADRAAIRIDTIATALGSKMTVAELERQDLAYAPPFSPVWDPILVAAKVLGGRL is encoded by the coding sequence ATGTCTGATCCGTTTGTCGTCGTCGGTGGCGATGCTGCCGGTCTCTCGGCGGCGAGCAAGTGCAGGCGCGAAGACCCGGAGAGAGCGGTCCTCGTGTTCGAGAAGGGCCGATGGGTCTCATACGCGCACTGCGGGACCCCGTACTTCGTGAAAGGCGAGGTGGACTCACTCACCGACCTCCTTTCGCTCTCGCCCGCGGATATCGAAGACCGCGGCATCGACCTCCGACGCGAACACGAGGTCGTTGCTGTCGATACTGACGCACAGACGGTGACGGTTCGCGGTCCGGACAGTAAGTTCACCCAATCATACGGTGATCTTCTCGTGGCGACCGGCGGCAGTGCCGTTTCCGCCCCCATCGAAGGATTCCATCTCGACGGCGCGTTTACCATGCACGGTCTCGACCACGCCGCCGCAGTTCGGGCCTTCCTCGCGGACCCCGGGGAGTTCTCCGTCGGCGACCTCGGAGGTGCCACGGACGTAGACCGTGACATGGCTGCCCGGTACGGTGCGATGGAACCACCCGAGACGGTCGCTGTCGTCGGTGGTGGCTACGTCGGCGTCGAGATGGCTGAGGCGTTCTCCGCACACGACTTGGATGTCCACGTCTTCCAGCGACCGAACCGACTCCTCTCGCCGTTCGGTGAGGCAGTCGGAGAACGGGTGGCCGACCACCTGCGCGAGCAGGGCGTCACGCTCCATCTGGGCGAAGAAGTCGCAGCACTCCGCGGGGAAGGGCAGGTCGAAACGGTCGTCTGCGGGTCGGGAACCAAACTTGCCGTCGATGCCGCACTCGTCGGTATCGGTATCCAGCCGAACACAGCCCTCATCGAGGAGACGCCCGTCGAACTCGGTGACTCCGGCGCTATTGCCACCGACGAATTCGGACGTACGACCGTCGAGAACGTCTACGCTGCGGGGGACGTCGCAGAGATGCGGCACGTCGTTACCGACGATCCGACGTGGGACCCACTCGGTCTCCCGGCAAACCGCGCGGGTCGAGCAATCGGTTCGACGGTGGCGGGAACCCCCGAACCTGTTGGCGGCGTCGCCGGAACGGCGGTGGTGAAAGCGTTCGAGTTGGAGTGTGGACGAGCGGGAATACTCGACTACGAACGCGCCCGGACGGCCGGATTCGACCCCGTTTCCGAGACGATTACTGCGGGCTCGCGGTCCGGTTACTACCCGGGCGGGTCCGAGACGACGGTGACGCTCACTGCTGACCGGAGTTCCGGCCGACTTCTCGGTGGGAGCATTGTGGGTGCCGACCGCGCAGCTATCAGAATCGATACTATTGCTACCGCACTCGGTTCGAAGATGACGGTCGCAGAACTCGAACGACAGGATCTTGCCTATGCTCCGCCGTTTAGCCCAGTTTGGGATCCGATCCTCGTCGCCGCCAAAGTTCTCGGCGGCCGTCTATAG
- a CDS encoding TIGR00266 family protein, with protein MQFEIADGHSYATLEIDFDEGERVGIEPGSMVTRSENVRVETTSGDDGIGGMLKRAVSDEIDVMTTYFIAESDGAHALLAPDYLGDIARVELDGTEGVKVQSGGLLAWSEGVERGTARNEASNFFSSGELTVLKLDGKGSAFISAFGAVRKETVTAEDPLIVDEDHLLAWTDGLSASRQKDSNLTSSLLGGEGFVTKLSGEGSAWVQTRDPMVLFGPSGN; from the coding sequence ATGCAGTTCGAAATTGCCGACGGCCACAGTTATGCGACGCTCGAAATCGACTTCGACGAGGGCGAACGAGTCGGTATCGAACCCGGGTCGATGGTGACGCGAAGCGAGAACGTTCGCGTCGAGACGACGTCGGGCGACGATGGAATCGGCGGTATGCTCAAACGCGCTGTCTCGGACGAAATCGACGTGATGACGACGTACTTCATCGCCGAATCCGACGGTGCGCACGCCCTCCTCGCACCGGACTACCTCGGCGACATCGCTCGCGTCGAACTCGACGGAACTGAGGGTGTGAAAGTCCAGTCCGGCGGACTGCTTGCATGGTCTGAGGGCGTCGAACGTGGAACGGCCCGCAACGAGGCGAGTAACTTCTTCTCGTCGGGTGAACTCACGGTGCTGAAACTCGACGGGAAAGGGTCTGCGTTCATCTCTGCGTTCGGTGCAGTACGCAAGGAGACGGTCACGGCCGAGGACCCGCTCATCGTGGACGAAGACCATCTCCTCGCGTGGACGGACGGACTTTCGGCGTCGCGGCAGAAAGACTCGAATCTCACCTCGTCACTGCTCGGTGGCGAGGGGTTCGTGACGAAACTGTCCGGCGAAGGGTCGGCGTGGGTGCAGACGCGCGACCCGATGGTGCTGTTCGGGCCGAGCGGGAACTAA
- a CDS encoding DUF7119 family protein, with protein sequence MTDDDSVTDGGRRNSLPADREEPVGEPVVRADPAVTGERAREAVGFDPDDPESVAEAAETVRAFSENTIGSEDNVYMLRGAAACAALVRGVGSYKAAAARAGGDVSVSFIRKWARVHDLPQAVRRHVARGHIAPTAAKHIARVSGPDRFDLAWAVLDGDLTVREVRRVASEVNDGRPVADALTERGVRPGRLELSISTDHYRELRRRASLENRTPGDIVDEALDDYLG encoded by the coding sequence ATGACGGATGACGACTCGGTGACCGACGGTGGCCGCCGCAACTCCCTACCTGCGGACCGTGAGGAACCGGTCGGTGAACCGGTCGTCCGCGCGGACCCGGCGGTTACCGGCGAGCGGGCGCGTGAGGCTGTCGGCTTCGATCCGGACGACCCAGAGAGCGTCGCCGAGGCCGCCGAAACGGTTCGCGCCTTCTCGGAGAACACCATCGGCTCGGAGGACAACGTCTACATGCTCCGCGGTGCCGCGGCGTGTGCCGCGCTCGTCCGCGGCGTTGGGTCGTATAAGGCCGCCGCCGCCCGGGCCGGCGGTGACGTATCCGTCTCCTTTATCCGCAAGTGGGCGCGGGTCCACGACTTACCGCAGGCCGTCCGACGACACGTCGCCCGCGGCCACATCGCACCAACCGCCGCAAAGCACATCGCTCGCGTCTCCGGACCCGACCGATTCGATCTCGCGTGGGCCGTTCTTGACGGCGACCTGACCGTCAGAGAAGTCCGTCGCGTTGCCAGCGAGGTGAACGACGGGCGACCGGTCGCGGACGCACTTACTGAGCGCGGTGTCCGACCCGGCCGTCTCGAACTCTCGATATCGACGGATCACTACCGTGAACTCCGTCGGCGCGCATCGCTCGAAAATCGGACGCCCGGAGACATCGTTGACGAAGCACTTGATGACTATCTCGGCTGA
- a CDS encoding nitrite/sulfite reductase — translation MPTDVERWKSEVYGNEIREHLYEFAEEGWDAIPEDEHDEWFERFKWWGLYHQRNGQESYFMMRIGTPNGVLEPGQLRVVGEIAAEYATGPGTNPIFGDAYADFTTRQSIQLHWINIEDVPAIFEKMEKNGLSAQQACGDSWRNIVGNPVAGKDAQEVIDAWPVIRELNETFKGNEDHSNLPRKWKVSVTGSADGSGQGDINDLAFEPAYKEVDVEEKVGFNVRVGGGLARNEERFARDIDVWVAPENVSDVAGGLSALFRDNGDRENRYNARIKFLVDEWGPEKVRNVLQEEYVDFELHTAGRDVREEYTYNTGSGGRNDLIGVHEQKDGNYFVGLNVLVGRMGAEDVLELADLADEYGSGEVRLSQRQNVIVTDVPEEDLDDFLGEDLLEHYSPDPSPFMRGSVACTGTEFCSLSIVETKNRQVRYARWLKENVELPDDIDQFHIHLSGCTASCAQPQIADISLRGMKTRKNGEPVEALDVGLGGGLGEEPQFARWVTQRIPVDEVPGAISNLLDQFKANREDGESFREFVARHDDEELDEFVEPEETDYEDPMMHNTKMTWYPYADEDSMDASPAPTFPDDSPMSADD, via the coding sequence ATGCCCACGGACGTCGAGCGTTGGAAATCTGAGGTGTACGGGAACGAAATACGCGAACATCTGTACGAGTTCGCAGAAGAAGGATGGGACGCAATCCCCGAGGACGAACACGACGAGTGGTTCGAGCGATTCAAATGGTGGGGACTGTACCACCAGCGGAACGGGCAGGAGTCGTACTTCATGATGCGGATTGGGACGCCAAACGGCGTTCTCGAACCGGGGCAACTGCGCGTCGTCGGCGAAATCGCAGCGGAGTACGCCACCGGTCCGGGGACGAATCCGATCTTCGGTGACGCTTATGCCGACTTCACGACCCGGCAGTCGATCCAACTACACTGGATCAACATCGAAGACGTGCCCGCGATCTTCGAGAAGATGGAGAAAAACGGGTTGTCCGCCCAGCAAGCGTGTGGTGACTCGTGGCGCAACATCGTCGGCAACCCCGTCGCCGGGAAGGACGCTCAGGAAGTCATCGATGCGTGGCCCGTTATCCGCGAACTCAACGAGACGTTCAAAGGCAACGAGGATCACTCGAACCTCCCGCGTAAGTGGAAGGTTTCCGTGACGGGGTCCGCGGACGGGTCCGGACAGGGGGACATCAACGACCTCGCCTTCGAACCGGCGTACAAGGAGGTTGACGTCGAAGAGAAGGTCGGTTTCAACGTCCGCGTCGGCGGCGGTCTCGCCCGCAACGAGGAGCGCTTTGCCCGCGACATCGACGTGTGGGTCGCTCCCGAGAACGTCTCCGACGTGGCGGGCGGCCTCTCTGCGCTCTTCCGCGACAACGGCGACCGCGAAAACCGCTACAACGCTCGTATCAAGTTCCTCGTAGACGAGTGGGGGCCGGAGAAGGTTCGCAACGTCCTGCAGGAAGAGTACGTTGACTTCGAACTCCACACCGCAGGCCGCGACGTCCGCGAGGAGTACACGTACAACACCGGCAGTGGCGGACGAAACGACCTGATCGGCGTCCACGAACAGAAGGACGGCAACTACTTCGTCGGCTTGAACGTTCTCGTCGGCCGCATGGGTGCCGAAGACGTACTCGAACTCGCCGACCTCGCGGACGAGTACGGGTCCGGCGAAGTCCGTCTCTCTCAGCGGCAGAACGTCATCGTCACCGACGTACCCGAAGAAGACCTCGACGACTTCCTCGGCGAAGACCTGCTGGAACACTACTCGCCCGACCCGTCACCGTTCATGCGTGGCTCGGTTGCGTGTACCGGTACCGAGTTCTGTTCGCTCTCTATCGTGGAGACGAAGAACCGACAAGTCCGCTACGCGCGGTGGCTGAAGGAGAACGTCGAACTTCCCGACGACATCGATCAGTTCCACATCCACCTCTCCGGATGTACGGCCTCCTGCGCACAACCGCAGATTGCGGACATCAGCCTCCGCGGTATGAAGACCCGAAAGAACGGCGAACCCGTCGAAGCACTCGACGTTGGCCTCGGCGGCGGTCTCGGCGAGGAACCGCAGTTCGCACGCTGGGTCACCCAACGGATTCCCGTAGACGAGGTTCCGGGTGCAATCTCGAATCTGCTGGATCAGTTCAAAGCGAACCGTGAGGACGGCGAGTCGTTCCGCGAGTTCGTCGCCCGGCACGATGACGAGGAACTCGACGAGTTCGTCGAACCCGAGGAAACGGACTACGAGGACCCGATGATGCACAACACGAAGATGACGTGGTACCCCTACGCCGACGAGGACTCTATGGACGCGAGTCCAGCCCCGACGTTCCCTGACGACTCACCGATGTCGGCGGACGATTGA
- a CDS encoding PKD domain-containing protein, whose protein sequence is MKRQQTVILVAVATVVAVGGGAILFTDQGGEADASTAANDASAAVGESTPTAQSSNSNNQQTETSGESDSSESGDVTSGADDSDTTSSSSNSTDAQSVERANEPPTAEAGANRTVPEWLRVHFDATSSSDPDGNDANLTYEWTQIDGPAVDIVDADTAKPNILTPEIVYRTDLTFQLTVTDEAGETATDTVTITVRPPDRDDSDDEQTESDNSTDESDNSTDESDDSDSEQPSDPNDDAGDSDDDSDDSSDDSGDSDDSDSGDSDDDAGDTETTRDDIAQAVFDSNFDGLNAADAAVVEEFYMRQPDGDWDLSTVQTRDELAQEEYGSDYDELGFDARVDVQTAFDAQFDDTGGALSKDEISQAKWGYDFDELSNESAGQITELYDRQPWADRETEHVRTREQWSQRLYDSTLSDLTRDARLDVERRYNNQFDD, encoded by the coding sequence ATGAAACGCCAACAGACAGTTATCCTCGTCGCCGTCGCCACTGTCGTCGCTGTCGGCGGTGGTGCAATCCTCTTTACCGACCAGGGCGGTGAAGCGGACGCCTCCACCGCGGCCAACGACGCGTCGGCGGCTGTCGGGGAATCGACGCCGACGGCGCAATCGAGCAATTCGAACAATCAGCAGACAGAGACATCTGGCGAGTCGGACAGTTCCGAATCGGGTGATGTAACGTCCGGTGCCGACGATAGCGATACCACGTCGTCGAGTTCCAACAGTACCGACGCCCAGTCCGTCGAACGCGCGAACGAACCACCGACGGCCGAAGCAGGGGCGAACAGAACTGTTCCCGAGTGGCTTCGCGTCCATTTCGACGCAACATCCTCTAGCGATCCCGACGGCAACGATGCCAACCTCACCTACGAGTGGACACAAATCGATGGTCCGGCGGTGGACATCGTCGATGCAGACACTGCAAAGCCCAACATCCTCACGCCGGAGATTGTCTATCGGACCGACCTTACGTTCCAACTCACTGTCACCGACGAAGCGGGAGAGACGGCGACGGACACAGTGACGATCACTGTCCGCCCGCCGGACCGAGACGACTCTGACGACGAGCAGACGGAATCTGACAACTCGACCGACGAGTCCGATAACTCCACCGACGAATCGGATGACTCCGATTCAGAGCAACCGTCGGACCCGAACGACGACGCCGGTGACTCAGACGACGATTCTGATGATTCGAGCGACGACTCGGGCGATTCAGATGACAGCGACTCCGGTGATTCGGATGACGACGCCGGTGATACGGAGACCACTCGCGACGACATCGCACAGGCGGTCTTCGACTCGAACTTCGACGGCCTAAACGCCGCGGATGCGGCCGTTGTCGAGGAATTCTACATGCGCCAACCTGACGGCGACTGGGACCTCTCGACGGTCCAGACCCGTGACGAACTCGCACAGGAGGAGTACGGGTCGGACTACGACGAACTCGGCTTCGATGCTCGCGTCGATGTACAGACGGCGTTCGACGCCCAGTTCGATGACACGGGCGGCGCACTCTCGAAAGACGAAATCTCGCAGGCCAAATGGGGCTACGACTTCGACGAGTTGAGTAACGAGTCCGCAGGTCAGATTACGGAACTGTACGACCGGCAACCGTGGGCTGACAGAGAGACCGAACACGTTCGCACCCGCGAGCAGTGGTCACAGCGCCTCTACGACTCCACGCTCTCAGATCTGACGCGCGACGCTCGACTCGATGTCGAACGCCGGTACAACAACCAGTTCGACGACTAA
- a CDS encoding archaellin/type IV pilin N-terminal domain-containing protein: protein MRLVCREDSVGHTGRRGQVGIGTLVVFIAMVLVAALAAGVLIHTASFLQATAEDAGKESIDRVVNGVEVVTTAGHVTDGDDGSVDTVRLWVRPRPAAGDINVSRLTVKWVGEQAGQSLTFSGTDPVSPSTASDAHTTFNASESIGDGDKILEQGEEFVLYFNVSQIESGDADPANLAPLHPGDQATTEITVATGSTSAAYLTVPDYSGNATYVRL from the coding sequence ATGAGATTGGTCTGCCGTGAGGATTCAGTCGGTCATACAGGTCGTCGTGGGCAGGTTGGTATCGGAACGCTCGTTGTTTTCATTGCGATGGTTCTGGTCGCCGCGCTCGCTGCTGGGGTGCTGATACATACGGCTTCCTTCCTGCAAGCCACCGCCGAAGACGCCGGGAAAGAGAGCATCGACCGCGTCGTCAACGGCGTTGAAGTCGTCACTACCGCCGGACACGTCACGGACGGAGACGACGGGTCAGTGGACACGGTTCGTCTCTGGGTCCGACCTCGTCCCGCTGCTGGCGACATAAACGTCTCTCGGCTCACCGTCAAGTGGGTGGGCGAACAGGCTGGACAAAGTCTCACGTTCTCCGGCACAGATCCTGTTTCACCGTCCACCGCAAGTGACGCGCACACGACGTTCAACGCATCCGAGAGCATCGGTGACGGTGACAAGATACTCGAACAGGGCGAAGAATTCGTCCTCTACTTCAATGTCTCACAGATCGAGAGCGGTGACGCCGACCCGGCGAATCTGGCCCCTCTCCATCCCGGTGATCAGGCGACTACTGAGATTACCGTCGCTACGGGAAGTACTTCCGCCGCCTACCTTACGGTCCCTGACTACTCGGGTAACGCGACGTACGTCCGACTCTAA
- a CDS encoding AsnC family transcriptional regulator, producing MRELDETDLQILELLTEDARRPFSDIAEQVDLSPPAVSDRVDKLRESGVIRRFTLDLDRSQLRAGVPVLVRLDLPSTEVAAVTDNLRESEGVEHVFVTVEGDVVFSARFRSDAVREGIDEVVDLKRVTDYDVTIVSEMEWVPSVGGTEFALTCAECGNTVTSEGESDRIGGNQYHFCCPSCAARFREQYERFSADAE from the coding sequence ATGCGCGAGTTGGACGAGACCGACCTCCAGATACTCGAACTCCTCACCGAAGACGCGAGACGACCGTTCAGCGACATCGCTGAGCAAGTTGATCTCTCGCCACCCGCGGTCTCCGACCGAGTGGATAAACTCCGCGAGTCCGGTGTCATCAGACGGTTCACCCTCGATCTCGACCGCTCGCAACTTCGTGCGGGCGTCCCCGTCCTCGTCCGATTGGACCTTCCGTCAACGGAAGTTGCAGCAGTTACAGACAACCTACGCGAGTCAGAGGGAGTCGAACACGTCTTCGTCACCGTCGAGGGCGACGTGGTGTTCTCCGCACGGTTCCGTTCGGACGCCGTCCGCGAGGGTATCGACGAGGTGGTTGATCTGAAACGCGTTACTGATTACGACGTGACAATTGTCTCGGAGATGGAGTGGGTGCCGAGCGTTGGCGGGACGGAGTTTGCACTCACCTGTGCCGAATGCGGTAACACCGTGACGAGCGAAGGCGAGAGCGACCGGATCGGTGGAAACCAGTACCACTTTTGCTGTCCGTCGTGTGCCGCCCGGTTCCGCGAACAGTACGAGCGGTTCAGCGCCGATGCGGAGTAA
- a CDS encoding class I SAM-dependent methyltransferase, with protein sequence MARDERGRGVYDWWSGHQRLFGVLSTLLLFGKGDDARARGVTSLALDPGDTVLDVGCGPGVNFPALREAVGPDGTVVGLDYSAGMCHRARKRVRKAGWENVHVVRGDAARPPFETPFDAAYATLSMTAMPEATAVIDAVYDSLRPGGRFVVVDTRPIQDAPWDRLNPLFTPISRLATNWLPDVDVVGALRDTFETYSLTEYNGGTLYVATATREDGRAADTTPLQE encoded by the coding sequence GTGGCCCGAGACGAACGCGGTCGCGGCGTCTACGATTGGTGGAGCGGCCACCAGCGCCTGTTCGGCGTCCTTTCGACGCTTCTCCTATTCGGGAAGGGCGACGACGCCCGCGCCCGTGGCGTCACCTCGTTGGCGCTTGATCCGGGTGATACCGTTCTTGACGTTGGGTGCGGGCCGGGTGTCAACTTTCCTGCGCTCCGCGAAGCGGTCGGCCCGGACGGCACGGTCGTCGGACTTGATTACAGCGCTGGGATGTGTCACCGCGCCCGCAAACGGGTCCGCAAGGCGGGGTGGGAGAACGTCCATGTCGTCCGCGGTGACGCCGCACGACCTCCGTTCGAGACACCGTTCGACGCCGCTTACGCGACACTGTCGATGACGGCGATGCCCGAAGCAACGGCTGTCATCGATGCCGTTTACGATAGTCTTCGACCTGGCGGTCGGTTCGTCGTCGTGGACACGCGCCCGATTCAGGACGCTCCGTGGGACCGCCTCAATCCACTCTTTACACCGATTTCACGGCTTGCCACGAACTGGCTCCCCGACGTGGACGTAGTCGGTGCTCTCCGTGATACCTTCGAGACGTATTCGCTTACGGAGTACAACGGCGGAACCCTGTATGTTGCGACGGCGACGCGGGAGGATGGGAGGGCCGCCGACACGACACCACTGCAGGAGTAG